The sequence AAATCATTTGTTGCAGAAAGACCATTTGGTATGGTTGCCATTCCTGGTGGATCTTTTGTTGCAGGTTTAGCTGATTGGGATCCTACGGGAAGCCCTGAGAAAGCTGCACTGAAAACAGTTACTGTATCTTCATTCTTTATTGATGAAGCTGAAACTACTAATGCAGAGTACAGGGTATTTATTAATTATGTAAGAGACTCTATTGCAAGAACCATGCTTGCTGAAGCTGCCGGAGAAGGTGGTGAAGGTGGTGGTAAAGGTACAGGGATCGGAGATTATGCATACCTTGCAAAAAAAGAAGAAAACCTAACTGCATATCAAGAATATCTTGAAGGTGCAGGTGGTAGAAACGGTTTTGATGATACTAAAAAATTAGACTGGAAAATTCCATTGCATTGGAATACTTCTAAATATCCAGATGTAGAATATGCTGAAGTTTTAGAATCTATGTATTTACCGGCTTCTTCTAGAGTTGGTAGCGAAAGACTTCTTGATGTTAGTAAATTAAAATATAATTATAGATGGGGAGATATGAATGCTGCTCTCGCTGAAAACGAAAGAGGTGTTAACTTCTTGAGAAGCGAAAGTATTGCAATCTATCCTGATACAACTGTTTGGGTTAAAGATTTCCACTTTACTTATAACGAACCATTATTCGAACAATATTTCTGGCACAAAGCTTACAAAGACTATCCTGTTGTTGGGGTAACTTGGGATCAGGCGAGAGCATACTGTAACTTCAGATCAAAATTAAAGTCTGATTACAATGAAAGCATGAAAAGAAAGAAGCAAAGACCTTTGGAGTTCCGTCTTCCAACTGAAATGGAGTGGGAATACGCTGCAAGAGGGGGCAAGCAAAATGCTACCTACCCTTGGGGTGGTCCTTACTTGATGGATGATAGAGGCTGTTATCTTGCAAATTTCAAGCCAAAAAGAGGTGATTATATGGAAGATGCTAAAAAAGGTACTTACATGTATACAGCTCCTGTAAAGAAATTTAAGAAAAACGGATTCGGATTATTTGATATGGCTGGAAACGTTTCTGAGTGGACAGTGTCTGCATACAATAACTCATCATACGGTTTCTCTTCTACGCTAAATCCTTCTACTAAAGATAAAGAAGATGCTAAGAGATCTGTAAGAGGAGGTTCTTGGAAAGATGTTGGATATATGTTGATGAACGGATCTAGAGATTATGAAAGCAAAGATTCTGCAAGAAGTTACATCGGATTCAGAACAGTACAGGATATTCCTGAAGCAGCTGTGAAGGTAAAAAGAGTTACCAGATAAGATCGCTTCAATTAAATTATTTTCAGAAACTATTTTATTTAACATTAAAAAAAACTAACTTATATGTTTAAGACTAAAGATGCTTGGATGAATTTCTTCTATTCATTCGGTGCTGCAATTGTAATTCTTGGAGCTTGGCTTAAAATTACTCACATTTCATTTGGCCCAATCAATGGTAACATCGCACTTACAGTAGGGCTTGTTACAGAGGCAATTATCTTTATTATTTTCGCTTTTGACCCTCCGGCAGCTGAAGAGTCTTACCATTGGGAAAATGTTTATCCTGAATTATTAGATAAGCATGCAAACCCAAACCCATTACATTCAAATGTTTCTTCTAAAAATACGATTGATCATTTTGCTGAATTAGAAAACTCTCTATCTGGTAAATTAGATAAGATGCTTCAGGATGCAAAATTAGATGTACAGTTATTTGACAGATTAAGAACAGGAATCGATAAATTCTCAAGTTCAGTAGATCAAATCAACCAAACTGTTGATGTATCTGCTTCTACTCACAAGTATAACGATCAGTTAAACAAAGCTGCTCAACACATGGAAAGCATGAACGCTCTATATGCAATGCAATTAGAAAGTGGTCAGAGACAATCTGATTTTGCTAAAAAATATGTTGAAGATATGCAGAAATCAGCTGAACATTCTGAGAAGTTTAATCAAGAATTACAAGGTTTAACAACAAACTTAAACAGCTTAAACAGAGTTTACGGTGGTATGTTAACTGCAATGAAGTCATAATCCCGAACCATTAATTTAATAAAAAACTAAAGAAAAGAGAATGGCAAAAGGAAAACAGACTCCACGTCAGAAGATGATCAACCTAATGTATCTGGTTTTCATCGCAATGATGGCCCTAAACATTGATGTTGAGATCATTAGATCATATTATGATTCTACAAGAGCTCTTAAAGAAACTAGGTTCTTGACAGAGCAGAAAAACGAAGATATTTTTGAGAAAACTTTAGAAGCTAAAGCTCAGCAGGTACCAGATACTTATGCTCAGCCTTGGGAAGATTATAAAGGCCTTAAAACTAAAATTGATCTTTTGGTATCTTCTACTGAAGAAATTAAAATAAAGCTTAAAAAACAATCTGAGTTTCTTGATAAAGATCCTAAAACCGGTAAGGATATGGATGTGAGTGAGAACTTCTCGGCATTGAATAATAACGAAGCAACTACAGAATATTTCTTTAAAGAAGGTGAGGAGAATAGCCCATCAGCAGGCGCTTTAGAGTTAAAGAAGAAGATGGATGATGTGAAAAATTACATCAACGCCAAATTCGGAGGTAACGAACAACTTAAGAAGTTAGTTGATAGAGCAAATACTTCATTATCTGCAGAGTATGCCAATGGAAAATCTCCAAACGGTAAAACTTGGTTTCAGAATAAATTCTATCACCAACCACTTATTGCTGCGATTTCTAACTTAGAAATTATTCAGAATGATGCTAGAAACGTACAGTCTGATGCATTAGCTTTAATGCTTCAGGAGAAAGTAGATGCAAGCATCAAGTTTAACCAATATGAAGCGATTGTTTCTGCTCCTGCTGATATCCAGTCTGGAAAGAAAGCTGAAGCAGTGATTATGTTAGGAACTTATTCTAACAGCAATAAAATCAGCATCAGTGGTGTAAGCAGACAAGAAAACGGTAAAGGATATCTTCCTTTAAACACTGGAGGTCTTGGTGAGAAGAAAATTGGAGGTGTAATTACTTTAACAGACGCTACAGGAAAAGCAACACAATATCCATTTACACATACGTATAATGTAATTGCAGGTCCTCAGCAAGTTAAGCTTGAACAAGGTTTATTACTTTCTGCTGATAAGATGAATGTAATGTATAGAGGTTTAGAAAATCCTGTAACAGGATCTATCCTTGGTGCAGACAATGCTAAATTATCTCTATCTGCTCCGGGAGCTGTTGTTAAAAATACAGGTAAAGGTAAGTGGGATGTTATTCCTAATGCTGGAAATACTGTTAAATTAACACTTTCTGGAACTGATCCTACGGGTAAATCTGTTTCTCAGGTATTTGAATACAGAATTAAAGGTATTCCAAGACCACAAGGACAAATTAGAGGTAAAGCGGTTAACTTTATGCCGGCTAGTTCTATTCCTAATCAGATTGTTGCAGCAACGCTTCCTGATTTCGACTTTCCTGTTTCATTTACAGTTAATAGCTTTATTTTGAAACTTCCAGGTAGAGCAGGTACAATGATTCAAGGTAATTCTTTATCTGCGGCTGAAGGATTGTTGAAAAATCTTAGATCGGGTGATGTTGTTCAGATTTATGATATCCAAGCTACGGCGACTGGATTAGGTAAACAAATATTGAAAGAGATATCGCCGATAACAATTAACGTTCAATAAGATTAATTTGTAAATTCATATTATGAAAAAATATATTAGCAGTCTTTTAGTTTTAGCATCTGGGTTTGCATTTTCCCAGACTATTCTAAATGCTTCTTCTCCGGAAGAGTTCAGACAGATGAGAGCTGAAAATATGAGAAAAGTGGGAGATACTGTTATTAGTAATAAAGTAAAGCCACTAGAGTACGGTTTTGTAGATGATAAAGACATAGCAAAAAGTATGATGGTATGGGAGATAATAGACATGAATGATAAAATTAATCAGCCATTCTATTATGATAATCCAGACGGTTTACTTTCAAAAACTACAAGATCATTATATCAAATTCTTCTTGATGCTGCAATGAATGGGCAATTGGAAGAAGTATATGATGACGAAAATTTTACTACCAGACTTAATAAGGAAGGTATTGAGAAAAAGTTGGAGAGCGTAAGAATGGATGAAGAAGCTATTGAGATTCTAAATTCAGGACGTCAGCTTACAGAAGAAGAAAAGAAAAGACTGATTGACCATATTGTAACTACAACTGAAAAAGTTAAAGTTCTTAAAATTATGGGAATGTGGTTTGTTGATAAGAGAGATGGTCAGATGAAATACAGACCTCTTGGTATAGCTGCAATGGGGCCGGATCCTACATCAATTGGAAGGCTTGATGCTGAAGGGAAACCAATGGCAGGAGCTAATGAATTAGTTGATTTATTTTGGATTTACTATCCAAAAGCTAGAGAGATCTTAGCAAACAACTATGTTTTCAACAGAAATAATTCATCTGCAGACTTATCTTTTGATGATATAATCAACGCAAGAAGATTTTCTTCTATTATTTATAAATCTTCAATTGGTTTAGGTGATGGTGTTATTAAAGACTACATTCCTAGAAATGCCGAGGAGCAATTAGAAGAAAGCGACAAAATCAAAGGACAAATTCTTCAAATGGAGAATGATATGTGGAATTACTAAATTTCACTTGATATTTATAAAAAACCTGAGTACTTTTACTCAGGTTTTTTTATTATGCAAAATGTAGATTATATTATTGTTGGTGACGGTTATGCCGCATTATTTTTTGCCCATCAATTGACAAAACACAATAAGTCATTCGTTATTTTTTCCGAAAGAAAGAAAAGTGCATCTCAAATATCTGCAGGAATCATCAATCCTGTTGTTCTTAAAAAATTTACGACTTTTTGGCTCGCCCAGGAACAATTAGATTTTCTCAAAACCTCACTCAATGAAATAGAGAAATATACCGGAACAAATTATTTAATTGATGCTTCCATTCACAGAATTTTTCATGATGAGAACGAACAGAAACTATGGCTTAAAAAATCGCAATCAGAAGAACTTTCCGAATTTTTAGACGAGAATTTTAAGGATTTGGAGGGCGTTAAAAACGATTTTAGTTCAGGAATGGTCAATCAGTCTGCCAGATTAGACGTTCATGGATTTTTCAATGATTTACTTGAATTTCATGAAAGTAATGCTCAATTAATTAAAGAAAAATTTAATTATAATGAAGTTAATGCTGAAAATTCGACGTATCAGAATTTTCAGTTTAAAAATATTATTTTCTGCGAAGGAATGGGTGTTAAAAACAATCCCTACTTTTCAGATATTCCCGTGATTCCAAATAAAGGACATCACATCAGAGTTAAACTTTCTCAGCCGCTTCAGAAAGATATTACCATCAAAAAGAAACATTTTTTATTTCCGTTAAATAATGGTTTGCATTTCTATGGTGGAACCTACGACAGGGAACAGTTACATGAGCATATTGATCAGTCTGCAGTAGAGCAGCTACAAAAAGGACTATCTGAATTTTATCCGTCTGATTTCGATATAGAAGAAGTCCACTTTGGTTTTAGACCCACTGTAAAAGACCGAAGACCAATTGTTGGAAGACATGCTGAACATCAGAATTTTTTTGTCTTCAACGGTTTGGGCGCTAGAGGGATTTTGAATGGCTGTTATTTCTCCAAAAATCTTTATGATTTTATTGAAAATAAAATTGAATTGCCTCAAGAAATTTCTTTAGATAGGTTTTAAACAAAAAAGACGTTCAAATTGAACGTCTTTTGTATTTTTATTGTGAAGCCATTTTTGTTTCGGCCTGATTTCTTTTTCCATGGAATAAAACCATATCCATTTCCTTTTTCAGGAAGGTGACTTCATTTTTTGTTTCAGTGTACAAATATTTATTATCCTCAGTAGAAAATCCGGGAGTAGAATGATTTTTCTTCAATTCATACGTCTTTCCGTTAAGGTGTACTGTGATAATATCTTTCGTATTGTTGGTGATTACCTCCATTTCATCGCCATGACGATCAGAAATAGTTTCTTTTGTAATGTCGTCTTGAGACGCCGCTTCAGTATTTACTACGGCTAAGTCTGGGTCTTTTGCAGAGTGCTTACATGCTGCTAGTGTGAGGATTACAAAGAATCCAAGAAGAGATTTTTTCATTTGTAGTTGTGATTTTTATGAGTTTCAATTAATATTGATTTGGTTGTGTAAAATTACAATTATTTTTCTTTAAAATATGTTAAATTTTAATAATTTAAAGAATTTGGAGTCTGTTTATGTATTTTTTTTAAGGGTATATGTAATTTATTGTTTCTCTCATTCACTTTTCAGCGAAATTCAAGAAGAGTTAAATTTTGTTAATAGTGAATTGAGTATTAAAATCTAAACTTACCTTTGCCTCTTCAAATGAGAAACTATATCGTATACTTTTTGACCAGCCTTTTTCTGCTTTTTGTAGTGGAAAGCAAGCTTAATGTCAAAACTTTGCGAAGCGACTTTTCTGGTCATATTTCTCACAATTACCCAAATAAAGTTGATCATTCTAATCAATCGAGTTCGAAATTTACTGTCCAGCAGATAAGCGACAGTGCTGATAATTTTACTTTAGAATTGACGGAGGATGATTTTCAGCTATCCGATACCGTACAGGCAATTATCTTTTTGCGAGTGTTTTTGGATTGATTTATTCATTTGGACTATTATTTAAGAAAAGATTTAAACCTTCTATTTCTGAATTTTTACAGCATGTTCATTCTGTAAAAACATTCATTCTGATTCGTTCTATCAGAATCTAAAATTTCATTTTCCGATCACCTTTTTTGTTCCCGAACCGGAGCGAAAAAGCTTTGCATTGTGGTCTATTCTGATTTCATAATGTAAATACTCCCCAGAATTATTTATTCAAACTAACATTTAACGATTTTAATAATACTCTAGATTATGATGAAAAGAGTTCTCCCAAGCGTTGTCTTAAGCGCTGTCCTTTTACTTGCAAGCTGCAATGATAAAAAGGAAGAAAAACAGGAAGATTCAGTGTATCCGGTGACTTCACCTGTAAAAATGGATACGATTATTAACAAAGATTTTGTCGCTCAGATCCAGTCGGTGAAGAACATCGAGGTTCGTGCTCAGGAAAAAGGTTTCCTTGAGAAGATTTACGTAGACGAAGGTCAATATGTAAGAGCCGGACAAACTTTGTTCAGAATTATGCCACAAATCTATCAGGCAGAATTACTTAAAGCACGAGCTGAAGTTGAGCAGGCTTCTATCGAACTGAAAAATGCAAGCACTCTTGCCAGCAACAACATTGTTTCAAAAAACGAAAGATTAATGGCAAAAGCTAAATTGGATGCGGCCAATGCAGAAATGAAATTAGCGCAAATCCATCTTTCATTTACAGATATTAAGGCTCCGTTTTCTGGGATTATCGATAGAATTCCATTGAAATTAGGAAGTTTAGTTGATGAAGGTGATTTGTTGACAACGCTTTCAGATAATACCAATATTTACAGTTATTTCAATGTTTCTGAACCTGAATATTTGAATTACCAGACTCACGTTGCTGATCGCGGCAGCCAAAATGTAAGCTTAATGATGGCAAACGGCGAAATGTTTAATCAGCAAGGTGAAATTCAGACCATTGAAGGTCAGTTTGACAACGAAACAGGGAATATTGCTTTCAGAGCCAAATTTCCAAATCCTGAAAAACTGTTGAGAAATGGTGAGACAGGAAAAATTCGTATGACTTTACCGCTTAAAAATGCATTAATCATTCCACAGAAAGCAACTTACGAAATTCAGGATCAGAAATATGTTTTTGTGATTGATAAGAATGGAGTTGCAAAATCTAAAAACATCAAAGTCTCTTATGAACTTCCTGATATCTATATAGTTTCTTCAGGTATTTCTCCGGATGAAAAAATCCTGTTGGAAGGTGTTCAGAAAGTTAAAGACGATCAGAAAGTAAAAGTGAAATTCCAAGATCCGAAGAAAGTTCTTCAGAATTTAAAATTAAAAGCAGAATAGAAGAATTATGTTTAAAAAATTCATTCGCAGACCTGTTCTGTCAATTGTGATCTCGCTGATCATTGTTTTTATGGGAGTTTTATCTTTAATGAAACTTCCGATCACACAGTTTCCTGCGATTTCGCCGCCCAAAGTAAATATCACGGCTACATATCCCGGAGCCAATAACGAGTTGTTAATCAAATCCGTGGTTATTCCATTGGAAAGAGGATTAAATGGTGTTCCTGGAATGAAATACATGACTTCCGACGCAGGAAATGACGGTGAGACTTCTATTCAGGTAGTATTTGATTTGGGAACTGACCCCAATGTTGCCGCAGTTAATGTACAGAATCGTGTTTCTTCAGTAGTAAATAAACTTCCGCCGTTGGTAGTGCGTGAAGGGGTGAAAATTACCCGTGAAGAACCGAATATGTTGATGTATATTAACCTGTACAGTGACGATCCTAAAGCTGACCAGAAATTCCTTTTCAACTATGCAGATATCAATGTGATGTCTGAATTGAGAAGGGTAAGTGGAGTTGGTTTTGCCGATATTTTAGGAACAAGAGAGTATGCAATGCGTATTTGGCTGAAACCTGATCGTTTGACGGCTTACAATATTTCGGCTGATGAAGTGATGGAAGCTCTGAACGAGCAAAGTTTAGAAGCATCACCCGGAAAAACCGGCGAAAGTTCTGGTAAACGTTCTCAATCATTTGAATATATTTTAAAATATCCCGGACGTTTTAATAATGAAAAAGATTACGGAAATATCATTCTTAAAGCTAAATCTGCCGGAGAATTTGTT comes from Chryseobacterium sp. 3008163 and encodes:
- a CDS encoding efflux RND transporter periplasmic adaptor subunit yields the protein MMKRVLPSVVLSAVLLLASCNDKKEEKQEDSVYPVTSPVKMDTIINKDFVAQIQSVKNIEVRAQEKGFLEKIYVDEGQYVRAGQTLFRIMPQIYQAELLKARAEVEQASIELKNASTLASNNIVSKNERLMAKAKLDAANAEMKLAQIHLSFTDIKAPFSGIIDRIPLKLGSLVDEGDLLTTLSDNTNIYSYFNVSEPEYLNYQTHVADRGSQNVSLMMANGEMFNQQGEIQTIEGQFDNETGNIAFRAKFPNPEKLLRNGETGKIRMTLPLKNALIIPQKATYEIQDQKYVFVIDKNGVAKSKNIKVSYELPDIYIVSSGISPDEKILLEGVQKVKDDQKVKVKFQDPKKVLQNLKLKAE
- the gldL gene encoding gliding motility protein GldL is translated as MFKTKDAWMNFFYSFGAAIVILGAWLKITHISFGPINGNIALTVGLVTEAIIFIIFAFDPPAAEESYHWENVYPELLDKHANPNPLHSNVSSKNTIDHFAELENSLSGKLDKMLQDAKLDVQLFDRLRTGIDKFSSSVDQINQTVDVSASTHKYNDQLNKAAQHMESMNALYAMQLESGQRQSDFAKKYVEDMQKSAEHSEKFNQELQGLTTNLNSLNRVYGGMLTAMKS
- the gldK gene encoding gliding motility lipoprotein GldK encodes the protein MKRIFLLLLSASVASVSCSGGGSSSVGKPGTKGELIPREKTKSFVAERPFGMVAIPGGSFVAGLADWDPTGSPEKAALKTVTVSSFFIDEAETTNAEYRVFINYVRDSIARTMLAEAAGEGGEGGGKGTGIGDYAYLAKKEENLTAYQEYLEGAGGRNGFDDTKKLDWKIPLHWNTSKYPDVEYAEVLESMYLPASSRVGSERLLDVSKLKYNYRWGDMNAALAENERGVNFLRSESIAIYPDTTVWVKDFHFTYNEPLFEQYFWHKAYKDYPVVGVTWDQARAYCNFRSKLKSDYNESMKRKKQRPLEFRLPTEMEWEYAARGGKQNATYPWGGPYLMDDRGCYLANFKPKRGDYMEDAKKGTYMYTAPVKKFKKNGFGLFDMAGNVSEWTVSAYNNSSYGFSSTLNPSTKDKEDAKRSVRGGSWKDVGYMLMNGSRDYESKDSARSYIGFRTVQDIPEAAVKVKRVTR
- the gldN gene encoding gliding motility protein GldN, producing MKKYISSLLVLASGFAFSQTILNASSPEEFRQMRAENMRKVGDTVISNKVKPLEYGFVDDKDIAKSMMVWEIIDMNDKINQPFYYDNPDGLLSKTTRSLYQILLDAAMNGQLEEVYDDENFTTRLNKEGIEKKLESVRMDEEAIEILNSGRQLTEEEKKRLIDHIVTTTEKVKVLKIMGMWFVDKRDGQMKYRPLGIAAMGPDPTSIGRLDAEGKPMAGANELVDLFWIYYPKAREILANNYVFNRNNSSADLSFDDIINARRFSSIIYKSSIGLGDGVIKDYIPRNAEEQLEESDKIKGQILQMENDMWNY
- a CDS encoding GldM family protein; translation: MAKGKQTPRQKMINLMYLVFIAMMALNIDVEIIRSYYDSTRALKETRFLTEQKNEDIFEKTLEAKAQQVPDTYAQPWEDYKGLKTKIDLLVSSTEEIKIKLKKQSEFLDKDPKTGKDMDVSENFSALNNNEATTEYFFKEGEENSPSAGALELKKKMDDVKNYINAKFGGNEQLKKLVDRANTSLSAEYANGKSPNGKTWFQNKFYHQPLIAAISNLEIIQNDARNVQSDALALMLQEKVDASIKFNQYEAIVSAPADIQSGKKAEAVIMLGTYSNSNKISISGVSRQENGKGYLPLNTGGLGEKKIGGVITLTDATGKATQYPFTHTYNVIAGPQQVKLEQGLLLSADKMNVMYRGLENPVTGSILGADNAKLSLSAPGAVVKNTGKGKWDVIPNAGNTVKLTLSGTDPTGKSVSQVFEYRIKGIPRPQGQIRGKAVNFMPASSIPNQIVAATLPDFDFPVSFTVNSFILKLPGRAGTMIQGNSLSAAEGLLKNLRSGDVVQIYDIQATATGLGKQILKEISPITINVQ
- a CDS encoding NAD(P)/FAD-dependent oxidoreductase, with the protein product MQNVDYIIVGDGYAALFFAHQLTKHNKSFVIFSERKKSASQISAGIINPVVLKKFTTFWLAQEQLDFLKTSLNEIEKYTGTNYLIDASIHRIFHDENEQKLWLKKSQSEELSEFLDENFKDLEGVKNDFSSGMVNQSARLDVHGFFNDLLEFHESNAQLIKEKFNYNEVNAENSTYQNFQFKNIIFCEGMGVKNNPYFSDIPVIPNKGHHIRVKLSQPLQKDITIKKKHFLFPLNNGLHFYGGTYDREQLHEHIDQSAVEQLQKGLSEFYPSDFDIEEVHFGFRPTVKDRRPIVGRHAEHQNFFVFNGLGARGILNGCYFSKNLYDFIENKIELPQEISLDRF